In the Gossypium arboreum isolate Shixiya-1 chromosome 10, ASM2569848v2, whole genome shotgun sequence genome, one interval contains:
- the LOC128282086 gene encoding uncharacterized protein LOC128282086 — protein sequence MREQMQESQNNMMSQLAQLLVREHEKGKSTANENEDPFYPPGFTPINIQTPPEMYPRGIPVTIRPHQHQTDTSASMNYQTGSGSNPKDNPTNPVVPVLDNVAEVDKTRVEQPKQLDDRYRWLEEKLRAMENVDYHCGIDAKDLSLVPDLVLPPKFKTPDFEKYNGTSCLEAHITIFCRRMVGYVHNDQLLIHCFQDSLVGSVAKWYNQLSRAQIHS from the coding sequence ATGAGGGAACAAATGCAAGAGTCCCAAAATAATATGATGAGCCAATTGGCACAATTGTTGGTCAGAGAACATGAAAAAGGGAAGAGTACTGCGAATGAAAATGAGGATCCTTTCTACCCCCCGGGCTTTACTCCAATCAACATCCAAACACCACCAGAAATGTACCCACGAGGGATACCCGTTACTATCAGGCCTCACCAGCACCAAACCGATACTTCAGCATCGATGAACTATCAAACAGGCTCAGGTTCTAATCCTAAGGATAACCCAACCAATCCCGTTGTTCCTGTTCTCGATAATGTAGCAGAGGTGGACAAAACAAGAGTGGAACAACCAAAACAACTGGATGATCGATACCGATGGCTGGAAGAAAAACTCAGAGCAATGGAGAACGTTGATTACCATTGCGGAATAGACGCCAAGGACctaagtttggtcccagatttagtACTCCCTCCTAAGTTCAAAACTccagattttgaaaaatataatggaACTAGCTGTCTAGAAGCTCACATCACCATATTCTGTCGAAGGATGGTAGGGTACGTTCACAATGATCAACTGTTGATCCACTGCTTCCAAGACAGTTTGGTCGGATCTGTGGCCAAATGGTATAACCAACTAAGCCGCGCTCAAATCCATTCATGA